In Thermodesulfovibrio aggregans, the following proteins share a genomic window:
- a CDS encoding pyridoxine 5'-phosphate synthase, whose product MVILGVNVDHVATVRQARRTFEPDPVMAASLAILGGADGITVHLREDRRHIQDRDLRVLREVVPCELNLEMAATEEMINIALNIKPDMVTLVPEKRQELTTEGGLNVIDNKQSLKEAVARIKDGGIPVSLFINPDRASIECSKEIGADMVEIHTGYYSDTKGLNQLKELERIKDAVAYSLSIGLKTNAGHGLNYYNVKPIAAIKGLRGLYIGHSIIARAVLVGIERAVREMKNLIREACINA is encoded by the coding sequence ATGGTTATCCTTGGAGTAAATGTTGACCATGTTGCTACTGTAAGACAGGCAAGAAGAACTTTTGAACCAGACCCTGTAATGGCAGCTTCTCTGGCCATACTCGGTGGAGCAGATGGAATCACAGTTCACCTGAGAGAAGACCGCAGACACATTCAGGACAGAGATCTGAGAGTTCTCAGAGAAGTTGTTCCCTGTGAGCTTAATCTTGAGATGGCTGCAACTGAAGAGATGATAAATATCGCACTAAACATTAAGCCTGATATGGTTACCCTTGTTCCAGAAAAAAGACAGGAACTTACAACCGAAGGAGGGCTTAATGTTATTGACAATAAACAATCATTGAAAGAAGCAGTAGCAAGAATCAAAGATGGTGGAATTCCTGTAAGCCTCTTTATAAATCCTGATAGAGCGTCAATTGAGTGTTCAAAGGAAATTGGAGCAGACATGGTTGAGATTCACACAGGATACTACTCTGATACAAAAGGGTTGAATCAGCTTAAGGAGCTTGAAAGAATTAAAGATGCTGTTGCATACTCCCTAAGCATCGGACTTAAGACAAATGCAGGTCATGGATTAAACTACTACAATGTCAAACCTATTGCAGCAATAAAAGGATTGAGAGGACTTTACATTGGACACAGTATAATTGCAAGGGCTGTTCTTGTTGGAATTGAAAGGGCAGTAAGGGAGATGAAAAATCTTATTCGTGAGGCTTGCATTAATGCTTAA
- a CDS encoding NAD(P)H-hydrate dehydratase: MKVVTSKEMAEIDRLTIEHYGIPSLVLMERAALAVAKYVLEFNPQNVIAIAGPGNNGGDGIACARILKNKVKNIKIFKLFSDEKLSNDCKVQLDIAKKFGVPVIEGYPEKEDISKADLIIDAIFGTGLKRAIEGELANFIEILNSLKKQVVAVDIPSGVSSDTGEILGVAVRADVTVTFGLPKIGHLIYPGREYTGKLFVEDIGFPEELTDSEDLKISTIEKSFARSLIPPRPAYSHKTKYGHVLVVAGSTGKTGAALMTAKAALRTGSGLVTMAVPAALKVVFQSKVLEEMLLPLPCTTNTLSKQALPEIMEFIKERANSVAFGPGVGVNEDIEFLLKELILNCPCPIVIDADGITVLARLLDVLKNARSQIVLTPHPGELSRLINISVKDIERQRINIAQKVAKDFGVVLVLKGVPTVVAEPQGKAYLNTTGNPGMATAGSGDVLTGIIASLIGQGLSPFHASLLGCFIHGLSGDIASKKKGYHGLIAGDIIESIPESFIELRQ, from the coding sequence ATGAAAGTGGTTACATCCAAAGAAATGGCAGAAATTGATCGACTAACGATTGAACACTATGGAATTCCATCACTGGTTCTTATGGAAAGGGCTGCCTTAGCAGTTGCAAAATATGTGCTTGAATTCAATCCTCAGAATGTTATTGCCATTGCTGGACCTGGTAACAATGGTGGTGATGGTATTGCCTGTGCAAGAATACTTAAAAATAAAGTCAAAAACATAAAAATTTTCAAGCTTTTCTCTGACGAAAAACTCTCAAATGACTGCAAAGTCCAGCTTGACATAGCAAAAAAGTTTGGAGTTCCTGTAATTGAAGGATATCCAGAAAAAGAGGATATATCAAAGGCAGATTTAATTATTGATGCAATATTCGGTACAGGACTTAAAAGAGCCATTGAAGGTGAACTTGCTAATTTTATTGAAATTCTTAATTCTCTTAAGAAACAGGTTGTGGCTGTTGATATACCTTCAGGTGTCTCTTCAGATACAGGAGAGATTTTAGGAGTTGCTGTCAGAGCAGATGTGACAGTAACTTTTGGGCTTCCAAAAATAGGTCATCTCATTTATCCTGGCAGGGAATATACAGGTAAACTCTTCGTTGAAGATATAGGATTTCCAGAGGAGTTAACTGACTCTGAAGATTTAAAAATCTCAACAATTGAGAAATCTTTTGCCCGCTCTCTTATCCCCCCAAGACCTGCCTATTCCCATAAAACAAAATACGGACATGTTCTTGTAGTTGCAGGCTCTACGGGGAAAACAGGTGCAGCATTGATGACAGCAAAAGCAGCACTGAGGACAGGTTCAGGACTTGTAACAATGGCAGTTCCTGCAGCACTTAAAGTGGTTTTTCAAAGTAAAGTTCTTGAAGAGATGCTTCTTCCACTTCCCTGCACAACGAATACTCTTTCAAAACAGGCTTTACCTGAAATTATGGAATTTATTAAAGAAAGGGCAAACTCTGTTGCCTTTGGTCCCGGAGTTGGAGTTAATGAGGACATAGAGTTTCTCCTGAAAGAACTCATTTTAAACTGTCCATGTCCAATTGTAATTGATGCCGATGGAATAACAGTTCTTGCCAGATTGCTGGATGTTCTAAAAAATGCCCGGTCTCAGATTGTTCTCACCCCTCATCCCGGTGAGTTAAGCAGGCTTATAAACATCTCAGTGAAGGATATTGAGAGACAGCGAATTAACATTGCCCAAAAGGTGGCAAAAGACTTCGGGGTAGTGCTTGTCTTAAAGGGAGTTCCCACAGTTGTTGCAGAACCTCAGGGTAAAGCATATCTAAACACAACAGGAAATCCTGGAATGGCTACTGCTGGCTCAGGAGATGTGCTTACAGGTATAATCGCCTCGCTCATTGGACAGGGACTGAG